attaattatatttgatgccaatacataaaaaaatgatCAAGTTATATGTTGTAGTGGAGGATGTTACTGCTCAAGGAATTTTGACAGTATACTAAGCATTATAAGATGCGGTAttgagtaaaaaaaacaaaactgacCATGCTTAAgtggcaataaaaataaacacttaAGTGAGGAATAACAATTTGGCATTGAAATCAACAAAATGCTGTGAAAACCGGATGTGCTGGGATATTTGCGACAATAACCTGGGAGTACTGGGCTAGAATCTGCTGCTTGATGCGGCGCTCCTCCTCCGTGTATTCACGCTCCTTGTTTACGGCGGGTTGCAGCTTCTGTTGCTCCAGCAACTTGGCCAGTTGGGCATTCACATCGATGTCCAGGCCTTTCTTGGGCGGATCGTCGGCGCTGGGGTGACATTGGAGCCATTTCTGGAGAATGGTGGCCACCAGTTCGTCAATATTGGGAGCCTACAaagtgaaaataattttgtttatcaaTGGGTTCTATTACTATCCTTAACTTACCCCTGTTTCGCTGAGGATTCCCTCGAGAGCCTCGGTTTTTTTCGTCCGTCGTTTCCTCATCGCCCTCTAAAATGCCAACAATATACGATCCAAAAATACTCTCGTCCGTATTCAGTTTACGTAGCTGCTCATTTAGCCAGCTTTGGAACTCCTCGCTGGCACTCATGGCTTCTTAAGACTTAGGATTTATATCATATATGGAGGGTTTAAACCGAGATGAACGGGCAGTGACAATTCAGCCgcaaaaggcaacaaaaaattttattctaAAGCATGTGGCGCAGTGTTGGTAAGTGGCCATGGAAAAACAGCTGTTCTAACAGAGCTGCCAATTgccgaaaaaaaactttgacaGTGGGAAAAACGACATTTAccttttaaagaaattataaaatatatttaaccaaAATCGAAATATAAATTTCCTAGATTATAATAATtcgtttatatttaatatcacttttaaatttatttaccgAATTACTCTCCTAAAACTTGCTGCTGGCAACGCTGTAATGTTACACAACTGTTAATCAACTGTTAAAAATCCGCAAACAGCTGATTGCCTAGTGTTGGGTAATACCTGTTCACCTTTCAGTTGTTTGCCGACCTTAAAAATCTTTACGctttttataacaaaagaaattgttaACTGTTGTGTTGTTAAAACTTTGTCAACCTTATTAACTATGTTCTCTGGCCTGCcagctattttgtttttataaaaactacgTTTCGTGAATAAATTGTAACTGTTTAATGAAgcatttaaagttataaacaaattgtttgtttcttgcgactgaaatatttttacgGTTTTGTGCGTACTTCTGTATGTGtgattttactttaaactTGTGTTGGTGTCGTCATTTTGTGATAACTCGCAGCgtacaaaaacaataacaatttacAGAAACAACGTCACACGTCTGCGACACCTGCgtcgttgttgttattgtcgccaaagttgttgtcgttgttgctgtcgtCGCCTTcggcttttgtttatttgttgctGGGCGTCTCGTCGGCAGACGcgttataaacaaaaaaaaaaggaaagcacacacacacacacgcgtgTGCCGTTGGCAACAAGTGgaatatatacaaacaaatttcataCATCTCTATATTCGTGTGTAATCACAAGACGTCGATGAAATCCcttaaaatattagaaaacTCTTGGGGAAGAAATCGAATTGCACCTTGGATTCAATTTTGACTTTTAAGGTGAGTTCTTTTAagtaattacaatttttttaagttgtggCAGGTCTTGAAATGGAAAAGTCATTGTACTTTGCACCCGTGAAACTATGAACTTAttagaaacatttttcaaatactCATTGTCAACAATTagaaataacaacaacaaaaattattttaaatatttatatttaaatcaaaacatgaaatattagaaattgtatttttcggattgtaatgtttttttttattaacttacataattgattttttatattatttagtttattatacTATATGGCTTAAAATTCACGTAGAGTGTTGTTAgtgtatttataattaaaagttcataaaaaacttataactaTGACTAagaatttagtttaaatgctatgacttaaaattttaaattttcaagtgcctagaaaaaaaagatggtcactattaattatatatattttagcttaattgttcctatgagggAACAATTTGAAAAAGTAGGCTCAACTTCGTTGTAGCCTTTTgcttttcgtttgtttttcagCACTTatctataatatttttgtcaacatctttaatttttggaacACTTCTGATTAAGGAAAAAACCTACAATCATTATAACCATTCCAGTCCTTAAATTTTTCGGGGGAATTGTCAGCATCTTGCCACCCCAAACGCTTTTCCCCACTTTGCTCCTTCGCTTATCGACTTGTGGCCTTAACTCGAGCTGTGTTGactgtttttttaatggcCCACAAAGTTGCAGGGATTGTTTATGAGCTTGTAAATGTGAGTGTTTTACACTTTCCAATCTGTGTGTGCATATTCATGTGGGCTCCTTTGCGACCGCGTCTGTGTATGCATAATAAAggccattaaaattaagtaattgACGCAAGCAGCGAGCAGAAGACACCCGTTAAGGGGCCAAAAGGGGGAGGGCGGTGTTAACTGATTCAGCGGAAAAGGAAAGCAGGGGGAAAAGGTACAAAccggaaaatgaaaaacacgGCAAACGAAGactgcaatttttataaaactttgttCTCCCTCTCCCTCTTGGTCTCTACCCTTGCACGATTCCTTCTCTTTCACTCACTGcagaattcgtcattaaattggaGACTCATTTAAATTTCAGCGAGCTCAAAAATTAACACGTTTCATTGCTTACGCTTTTGAAGACAAGCACAGTAGGTTATAACTAAAAGTTTCCCTCcaaaaatgtgtatatattttttattaaattttattatgtattttaaatatgtatataaaaatatttgtataaaaaaatagtcaacaaaaataaatattttgttgtgatcaaaaattattaaatcttttttacaaaatataattttaagcttaaataaattatatcttttattttaactataattttttttaaataccatgaaatattttatactagtgaatttttattgaatattgaactttttaattgttgttccataataaaaaaattgagcggcaaattttgttgtttcccGAATAATTAACGACaaattatggtaaaaaaaagagtttagATTTTGAAAGTTGTACTGCTAACTTTATGCACATTTTGGTTTTATCATTATCATTTGAATTTCGTGTCCCACTGTTCATAGTCTTGAGTTTTAACTGCCATTCGGCAGCGGGCACGCCCTCGCCCATAAAGATTTTCTTATTCGCATGTTTTCCTGGGCATTTTTTATGGCGGATTTGCTTGATGGCTTGTCGCTGCATCAGACCAAAATCTTGGCTCTAATTGTGGGAAAGAAGCGAATTGATTTCCATATCATAAACTCAACCTTGCGGCCAGGCAATCAAATGGAAAACGCAACAAGTCAAAAGCAGAAATGAGACAATTTGGCAGGGGAGTGGTATTTTGTGGGGAACCCCCGCACTTCacataataaaatcaattcaacAACGGGTGGGTGGGTTTTTCGGGCTTTTCGAGGATGCCACGGGGCGCTTATCCTGTAAAGTACTTTCCATTCTTGTTGCTCGTGGAATTTTCCTGGACCACCAACAGCGAAAGCGAGAGCTAATTCTGAATGGGGTGGTGATGGGCGCTTTgtggggtgtgtgtgtgtggctgaGATCTCTATAATACCATTGCTTACTTGGGTGGTCGTGATTCCAGGTTGTGTGGACTGGAATCAAATGCTCACTTCTTGGTTTCCCAAATCAAGAATTTGCTACATTTAAGTTGGATTAAACAAAAGTAATAGGAAATGGAAATGTAAACATCAAgagattttaaaactattaaaggTTAATAAACAACGTATAACACACATATCCGCTTTGCAAAtcttatttcaaataaatgatAGTATTGTAATTTTAGGTCAATGCAATAAAACCAGTTTTTGTCATGATCATTGCAAAATGTAAAACGTTCGATATGtagaaatgaaaatcaaaagcatttacaatatttaagtcttatttataaatataatgttaaatcaataaaataaaacccgTTTTATTTTGATCATTGCTTCAATCTAAGTAATTATAAATAGTTGTAAGCATTTGTAAATAGATCAGgtgtattataaaaaaaaaaattagcagcTTTACATTTGTAACTATTATCTTATCCTATCTTTATCTTGATCATTAAATTTTGATCATTGCTTCAATCTTAGTaattataaatagttttcaaaatttgtaaatagaTCAGGTTGTATTAGTTgtagtattattattagttaacagctttacatttttaactattatcttatcttatatttatctttatcATTAAATTTTGATCATTGCTTCAATCTAAGTAATTATAAATAGTTGTAAGCATTTGTAAATAGATCAGgtgaattataaaaaataaattaacagcTTTACATTTGTATCTATTATCTTATCTTATCTTTATCATTCAATTTAAAGCTTAACCTTTAGGTGTACAGTAACTATTTCTATATGCATTCAttcatttatctttttaaGTTTGTAGAAGTGAgcctttaaaaactaatttgaacaatcaaaaaaaggaattcATTTATAGAATTACCAgttagtttaataaatatacattttaaatttgtattctaAATTGGGCAAGAAAAACCTATAAAACCTACTCCAAAAGTGATAGGCTGTGAGCAAGGCCATCTGCTTAATTCTGGAGTCATCCTAAAATATTCTACTTTATCGTGGGGTCCTTTGGCAAAGGATTTGCGATTCCAGTTGGGATGCTAAGTAGCTCCCTGGATTCCCGAACTCCGTCCATTTGCCCTGGAGGACTGACTACGCCCGGCACTCGGTAATGTGATTGAAAGGCTTCTTCGGTTGGCTGCCAGTTGGATACCGTGCGGCACCATGGGCGGTTGATGGATTCCATTCACAGTGCCTTGTATCCACTTAACTATTTCGATGGATGGGGGGggggtggggggggggggggggagttgttgttgctgctgccgctgacattttcattttgctaCAGTTGGCTACAGTTTTCCCGCTGTCGCTTTACTTGTGCTGTATCATTGCCATGTCGTTGACAAATTGTCTGGCCAAAGGAGGCTGGGTGGATCAGGGATCCTGGTCGCCAGCCCTAAAATGTGTGTCAATAAATGTGTGTTAAAAATACCGTTAGGCAGAGTGGAGCCTCCAGTTGGGTCACGGTGATATACGGGCCCAAAGAGCGCCTCCTGTTGCGTCCCAAGAATCTCAGGCGGTGGTCCCCTACCCTCCATCTCCATTTTCATGTCGGATTCCCTCCTTCCGAGTCTAGCCTGCTcgcaaacaattttcaattaagcGCACAATCACGATAAATAAATCTCATTGTGCAAAAAGCCAGTTTCATCTACACGAGCTTAGCTTAACTTGGATTTTCTCCCAATGTACAGCAATTTTCTGCGGTTTTTCATGCCATTACCAGGGGGGGTTTTCCATGAGTAGCAGtagtgggcggtgggcggtgggcggggAGCTGCCTGCAATAAAACTCCACCCAGGTAGCGACTTCATTGCAATCTTCACCAGCTTTTCCTCCAGCGTATGCTGGCTAACACGCTTTTGCTTCTAGCTGCTGATGGCTAATGCTCTTCGCACAAGCGGGTTAGTCGACTTTATGCGGCAAAGTTGGTAACCCATGAATCATACAATTAATTATCGGGTTATTGTGTGAACtcacataatttaattatacattGTGAAGCGCTGGCAATGGTTAAGCATTgcttgcaaatttaaaacaagtggcgaacgcaattaaattaaagctaaCTGAAGAAAACAATAAGCTTTCTATTGTTACTTGTGAAGGGATGATAAGTTCCCAAAACtccttcaatttaaataaacatttgacCTAATTATTTCTTGGCAATATTAGCCAATGTTATGTCTAAACTAATTAGTCAAGCTTGCtttcaataattaatttgatgTACATAATagaaggcaaacaaaataatatatattatacaaattGACAAAATTCCTGAGAAGTGAATTCCGAATTCGCATTGTTTTAACCAACATCCTTTTCCCGCTTATGTTTCACTTCCTAGCCATAAATTCTGCGGTTAAAGAGGCAAGTATAGAGAGAAATTGAGAGAAGTAGATGGCTAGTGGGCAATATGTTGGAATAATGTTGATATATGAGCTTGGATTGCTATTTACGAGCTGCACGACAAATATTCATCTAAGCTCgatattttaaagctatatggCTGCGTGTGGTcgaatttaacaaaatacgaAACGAACCCTAATTAACATACACAAATGAGCTGATTGAGtagaagtaaaaataaaatgcaagcaAATTCAATCGAGCGAAATTTAACAAGATTTCCGTGAAGCGAAGGCAGCTCTAATGGATATAGGCTGCTCATCCCCTTCCCTCGGCACACAAATTAAGCAAAACTTTATACACCCCCGTCCAGATCGTCATAGCTCCCCTATCAAAATAAAGCGGACGAGGGCCAAACTTGATTTCGCAGGAGAACATTTCttattaagtaaataataaatcagcGGCGAGACGATATATGAAAATGAAAGAAGTGTACATAAGCTGAGATTCACACACATGACTTTTTTTTGTCTGTAGGGATATATCCACAGCATTGTGAGGCTGAAAAGAATCTCCTAAAACCTACCCATAGAAGATTTAGTGGCTTCGTCTTCTGGCTTTCGTTGCTTAGGTAGCTCAAAAGGAAGTAAACAGGATTTCAGCTTTACCAGGAatctttttttggttttttttttgtgttttttttttgttttgaccgtgttgtttgtgtttgttatGTCTTTAACCTCTCGGACATTAGGTACAAAATAGTTTGATATTTGGGGGTCTTCCTCTGCCTTTTGCTTAGCTTtgcatttgtgtgtgtgtgtattggTATTTACTTAAGGAAATtcgatatatttaaatatgtatattattttatgggctcttttctgctgctgttggcgcTCCTCGCCCGGGGGTTCTCTTAATAAATTCcctgaattttaataaatgataAGACTCGTGTAATTTGAAGACATTGTACATAATTTCTGTCGTCTTTTTCCATTGGCCATGTGTGAGAACATTTTAGAAGATTGGTTTGAATGTTTATACGAACGTTATaataatgtatgtatgttattTATGTTTGTATAAAGTCAGTCACTTGATGCCCTTGCTTCggagaattttttttggtactaATATTGgtcgtattttttatgtattttttgtggAATTTTAAGATGTTTCAATGGGAAacgaaatgtatatttttcagtagttataaacaaaacattataaaacaaaaacccataTTTTCGactttttaaagcttaaacaacaaaataataatattgttttttatgcattttttctCTTTGTGTGTGTTGATGCTGCCTTTTTAACCCGTTTggaatttgtaattaaatttcataaatatgaaaaaagaaGACAATTTCCATGGGGGCTCACATTGCACATTCGATCAATTATTCATTAAAATGCACTTTGGACTCGGTTTTATGGGCATTTCCTATTTACACTTATCGTGTTGTTTTCGGTTTACATTTTgcgttttgttgttgctgcctgcctgcctATTTGCCAGGTTTCCATGCTTTTCTGCACAAGTGAGCAATTATTTGTgcaacataattaaaattttattaattcataAACAAATGCGCAGAGAGCGTACACATAACTGGGCGCAGAAGAGGAAGGAAGGACTCCACGCTGCAGTTGCCTTTCAGCACTTCATCAACGCCAaatgttgatgtttctgctgttgctgttgctgttgttgctgttgctgcttctgcatcattcataaaaaatgccataaatgcagacacagcaacaacatcggCACGTAGAGTAGCTGCTGCCTCCCTTAGCACACCTTTCCAGGTGCGATTTTCACACTCGACACACCCGCTCCTTTTCACCCACAAGCAAGCTTTTCTACCAACCTCGTCACCTTGTCAATTTTACATGTAGAGCACGTGTCGCTGCTCGTGCTcagatgttgttgttgttgctgctgttgctgctgttgctgatgttgctgctgttgctgttgctgttgctgctggcaaTGTAAATTTCTTCCTCAACTCTAATTAAAGAGCTCTTCACAAGTCCTCCTTGAACCTGCAACACCATCAAAACGAGTAACTGCAATACAgaaacttttaatttgataCACGGCAAACTCCAGGAAaataaaagctgaaaaaaacacaagaaaaaagTGCACGACAAAAACAGTGTCTTTTTTTCTATCTTTCACGGTTGCAACACCTGTCGAATTGTGGACATCAGCATAAAATAGAATCCAAATACGACAGAGCCGAgggaatatatataaatatgttaaatataaagCTTGCGGCGAGAGCAGTCACAGAGAAAACCCAGCAAAAAAAAGCGAACACGGCAAATACGATGTAGAAGAAATGCACACAACacaatataaaacaaacagcacgaacaaaatattaacaaaatataactcTCGAAAAtaggtgaaaaaaaaacaagatcGAAACAAAGCTTTATGTGTGCTGAAACTTAGACAAATATGAATATAAGCAAATAGaaagatattaaatatttaccaaatggcaaatggaaaGTTTTGTCAGCGCGAATTCGAAACGCGTGTCGAAAACAAttgtaaaagtaaataatcCAAAATAATGACTTGTGACatacttaaaaacaaaaatagattttaaaatagattttaacttatttatgctaattttttatttattgatttttattttatgagccaaaaaaaaaaattactcattaaacaatgattattttttaaacgacATTTTAGCAATCGGAAAGTTTTGCTCAATATCTGTTTTGTTAGCTTATTAAGCGAGTCAAGACGAACAAAAAAACCATActcggattttttttttttaataataaaaaaaagaaataagacaaaccaaaaaaacccaatttaaattaatttttttataactaatCGCTTGGATTCGCTTTataagacaacaaaaaatctCTTAAGAATGCTGcacaataaaagtttttccatctttttaatcgttaaaatattttttcgctcaaaaaataaatattaaactgtGATTAACTGAAATGATTACAGTCCCTGATGTatcatgtgttttttttttggtgcacatatattctaatattttttatttacggATGCCTataccatttttcaaaattactAAAGgcagaattttattttctgtattttggTGAAAAATTTACTAAGTGAAAAGTGCCCTATTTGtacatgaaaaaaaattataatagtaTTTTTAGCTTGACATATAAACTAGGAACTTACTAATCAACGACTTTCAAcgacttaaaataatattaggCTAGTTAAAATTTTCAGGAATAATGATTGTTACAattgtaaatgttttattgttac
This genomic stretch from Drosophila gunungcola strain Sukarami unplaced genomic scaffold, Dgunungcola_SK_2 000001F, whole genome shotgun sequence harbors:
- the LOC128262380 gene encoding LOW QUALITY PROTEIN: coiled-coil domain-containing protein 43 (The sequence of the model RefSeq protein was modified relative to this genomic sequence to represent the inferred CDS: deleted 1 base in 1 codon), which gives rise to MSASEEFQSWLNEQLRKLNTDESIFGSYIVGILEGDEETTDEKTEALEGILSETGAPNIDELVATILQKWLQCHPSADDPPKKGLDIDVNAQLAKLLEQQKLQPAVNKEREYTEEERRIKQQILAQYSQTAVVNQDEDDSEPESDDESGVLAKNTNKSDVQALAKEKREQARMDSAAKKQKDKEDREKQKQLREEKKEKRKTVKGERRR